In one Arachis duranensis cultivar V14167 chromosome 9, aradu.V14167.gnm2.J7QH, whole genome shotgun sequence genomic region, the following are encoded:
- the LOC110275866 gene encoding glu S.griseus protease inhibitor: MSTGCEGKSSWPELVGFEGTVAEARIERENPLVNAIIVPEGSIVTTDYRCDRVWVWINKAGIVKRVPIIG; encoded by the exons ATGAGTACTGGTTGCGAAG GAAAGAGTTCATGGCCCGAATTGGTTGGATTTGAAGGAACAGTGGCAGAGGCAAGAATTGAGAGGGAAAATCCGTTGGTGAATGCTATAATTGTGCCTGAAGGAAGCATAGTAACCACTGATTATCGATGTGATAGGGTTTGGGTTTGGATCAACAAAGCTGGAATTGTTAAAAGGGTTCCAATTATTGGATAG
- the LOC107466268 gene encoding DNA repair protein XRCC4 — protein MFTGSGPSRTNMFQNISGPAPCNRVGLARKKRVFVVVWGERHSDTLILHQCEEKWRLLKHKMEETKKHTCLKLLIPVNSTEGEPIFVKGTWFPTRFDLAITDGFNAWFCNASEEEVNQRASQWDQPVSEYVELAERYLGFQQPGSVYDFADAGDGHKRLSWTFEKEGMTLQWRWKCKQSPNCKKTTAEILDFLMDANITLSEEVIRKNELYENMKVEAEKCLAQSERVANEKAEFEAQIYTKFLGVLNSKKSKLRDLRDQLSKQDTAKRSPQVEEDTDKTESFDEESFDNSDEDPQQDVTASSKDVSKNKPSRRKRTRLT, from the exons ATGTTCACCGGATCGGGTCCGAGCCGGAccaacatgtttcaaaatatttcGGGTCCAGCACCTTGTAACCGGGTCGGGTtagcaagaaaaaaaagggtttttgttgttgtttgggGGGAGCGTCATAGTGATACACTGATACTGCACCAATGTGAAGAGAAGTGGAGATTATTGAAACATAAAATGGAGGAAACAAAGAAGCACACATGCTTGAAGCTCTTGATTCCAGTTAACAGCACAGAAGGAGAACCTATCTTTGTCAAAGGAACTTGGTTCCCCACCCGCTTCGACCTTGCCATCACCGATGGCTTCAACGCCTGGTTCTGCAACG CTTCGGAGGAGGAGGTGAACCAGCGTGCTTCTCAGTGGGACCAACCAGTTTCGGAGTATGTGGAGTTGGCTGAACGATACTTAGGGTTTCAGCAACCTGGTTCCGTTTATGACTTTGCTGATGCTGGTGATGGCCATAAAAGG TTGTCATGGACATTTGAGAAGGAAGGTATgactcttcaatggagatggaAATGCAAGCAGTCTCCTAACTGTAAAAAAACTACTGCAGAAATCTTGGACTTTCTCATGGATGCAAATATAACACTTAGT GAGGAAGTTATTCGGAAAAATGAATTGTATGAGAACATGAAAGTGGAAGCTGAAAAATGTTTAGCCCAAAGTGAGAGAGTCGCCAATGAGAAGGCTGAATTTGAAGCGCAAATCTATACGAAG tttctggGGGTCTTAAATTCCAAGAAATCAAAATTGAGAGATCTTCGAGATCAGTTGTCAAAACAAGACACTGCTAAGAGATCTCCTCAAGTGGAAGAAGACACAGACAAAACCGAAAGTTTTGATGAAGAGAGCTTCGACAATAGCGATGAAGATCCACAGCAGGATGTTACTGCCTCCTCAAAGGATGTTTCAAAAAATAAGCCTTCTCGTCGAAAGAGAACTAGACTCACATGA
- the LOC107466267 gene encoding ureidoglycolate hydrolase → MIDNTIILPRRTIMAALQLSHFNDVTVVLLLLLCTIITPFSSISAQQHVKDPSITSTMEKFSGYAIHEPHSSLSSLLVDAQGLQNQIDELSAFSDSPAPSVTRVLYTDKDVLARRYVKNLMGLAGLSVREDTVGNIFGRWDGNEPELAAVATGSHIDAIPYSGKYDGVVGVLGAIEAINVLKRSGFKPKRPLEIILFTSEEPTRFGIGCLGSRLLSGSESLANALSKATDSQNISFLDAARSAGYAKDVDDLSSVFLKKGTYSAFVELHIEQGPILEAEGISIGIVTAIAAPASLKVDFEGNGGHAGAVLMPNRNDAGLAAAELALAVEKHVLESGSIDTVGTVGILELHPGAINSIPSKAHIEIDTRDIDEERRNNVVEKIHQSAIRITETRGVKLSEFSIINQDPPALSSEAVIKAMETATRELNLTSKLMISRAYHDSLFMARVSPMGMIFIPCYKGYSHKPEEFASIQDMSNGVKVLALTLAKLSLE, encoded by the exons ATGATTGATAATACCATAATACTACCTCGGAGGACAATCATGGCAGCCCTTCAACTGAGTCACTTTAACGATGTCACTGTTGTCTTGCTGCTACTTCTGTGCACCATCATCACACCCTTCTCTTCCATTTCAGCTCAACAGCATGTGAAAGACCCTTCAATCACATCAACCATGGAGAAATTCTCCGGTTATGCAATCCATGAGCCTCACTCTTCCCTCTCTTCACTCTTAGTTGATGCTCAGGGTCTCCAGAACCAG ATTGATGAGCTCTCAGCATTTTCTGATTCACCTGCTCCATCAGTAACAAGGGTCTTGTATACTGACAAGGATGTCTTGGCCCGCAG GTATGTAAAGAACTTGATGGGACTTGCTGGTCTATCTGTCAGAGAGGACACTGTCGGTAACATTTTTGGTCGATG GGATGGTAATGAACCAGAGCTTGCTGCAGTTGCAACAGGTTCACACATTGATGCTATACCTTACTCTGGAAAATATGATGGAGTTGTTGGTGTTTTAGGCGCTATTGAAGCCATCAATGTGCTTAAAAG GTCTGGCTTTAAACCTAAGAGACCACTGGAAATCATATTGTTCACATCGGAAGAACCAACGCGCTTTGGAATAGGTTGCTTGGGAAG CCGCTTGTTATCTGGAAGTGAGAGTCTTGCCAATGCTCTAAGTAAAGCAACTGATAGTCAAAACATATCCTTCTTAGATGCTGCTAGATCAGCTGGTTATGCGAAAGATGTTGATGACTTATCCAGTGTATTTCTAAAGAAAGGGACATATTCTGCTTTTGTAGAATTACACATAGAACAAGGGCCTATTCTAGAAGCGGAAG GTATCTCTATAGGCATAGTTACTGCAATTGCAGCTCCAGCGAGTCTTAAGGTTGACTTTGAAGGCAATGGCGGCCATGCCGGTGCTGTCCTTATGCCTAACAG AAATGATGCTGGATTGGCTGCTGCTGAATTAGCCCTGGCTGTTGAGAAACATGTGTTGGAATCTGGGTCTATTGATACAGTTGGCACTGTTG GTATCTTGGAACTGCACCCTGGAGCCATCAACAGCATCCCTAGCAAAGCACACATCGAAATTG ACACGAGAGACATTGATGAGGAACGAAGAAACAATGTGGTTGAGAAAATTCACCAATCAGCAATTAGAATAACCGAAACTCGTGGTGTCAAGCTTTCTGAGTTTAGTATCATCAATCAGGATCCACCAGCCCTTTCTTCTGAGGCAGTCATCAAGGCCATGGAAACTGCGACAAGAGAGCTAAACTTGACGAGCAAGTTGATGATTAGTAGAGCCTACCACGATTCATTGTTTATGGCTAG GGTATCCCCAATGGGCATGATTTTCATTCCATGTTACAAAG gaTACAGCCATAAGCCTGAAGAGTTTGCAAGCATTCAAGATATGTCAAATGGAGTAAAAGTATTAGCACTCACACTTGCTAAATTGTCCCTTGAGTAA